From the genome of bacterium, one region includes:
- a CDS encoding serine hydrolase codes for MSKRGRFPLVALIVVTGSCAPPTADESSKGPQSVGREPLPIAALERSIPEIMNKAGVPGVSSAILGEGKVAWVGSFGVRSTASGETADSETVFAAASLSKPLFAYLVMLLAQEGTLELDRPFEDYLGRPIGEHPRYADLAGDERTGLITARHALSHTIGFPNWRFLTDDGKLGFLVDPGTRFNYSGEGIALLQKVVEKVTGRGLEELARDKVFSPLGMSRTSYVWQAEFEDNHAVPHDEFERPKRLNRRREADAAGSMMTTAGDYARFLAGLLRAEGARRETVEAMLTPQVMINSQQMFGPRSWQQTTANEPIALAWGLGWGRFDTGRGRAFFHTGHDFGWQNYTVTHADEGVGVVFLSNSDNFESIAREMVAAALGDELSPFEWLGYPVFDPSRRREPPPDPIAIELDNATLERYVGEYAFQGDRRIKVRRIDDGLWISEGDEDPSEMLAESETDFFIIGEDMRFHFEVTDSGTVDRLLILVEGLQLPAERLPTPGEN; via the coding sequence ATGTCGAAACGAGGTCGATTCCCTCTTGTGGCTTTGATCGTGGTGACGGGGAGCTGTGCCCCGCCCACGGCGGACGAGTCCAGCAAAGGTCCGCAAAGCGTCGGGAGAGAACCACTGCCGATCGCCGCGCTCGAGCGCTCCATCCCGGAGATCATGAACAAGGCTGGAGTCCCAGGGGTCTCGAGCGCGATCCTCGGGGAGGGCAAAGTGGCGTGGGTAGGCTCTTTCGGGGTACGGAGCACCGCCTCAGGGGAGACGGCGGACAGCGAGACCGTCTTCGCCGCCGCCTCGCTCAGCAAACCGCTCTTCGCCTATCTGGTCATGCTGCTGGCGCAGGAGGGCACGCTGGAGCTCGATCGACCTTTCGAGGACTATCTCGGCCGACCGATCGGCGAACATCCCCGCTACGCCGACCTGGCGGGCGACGAGCGCACCGGCCTCATCACCGCGCGGCATGCCCTCAGCCACACCATCGGATTCCCCAACTGGCGTTTTCTCACGGATGACGGCAAGCTTGGGTTCCTGGTCGATCCGGGGACGCGCTTCAACTACTCGGGGGAGGGCATCGCCCTGCTGCAGAAGGTGGTCGAGAAGGTCACGGGCCGTGGACTGGAGGAGCTGGCGCGCGACAAGGTGTTCAGTCCTCTCGGCATGTCGCGTACCAGCTACGTCTGGCAGGCGGAGTTCGAGGACAACCACGCGGTTCCCCATGACGAGTTCGAGCGCCCGAAAAGGCTCAACCGCCGCCGCGAAGCCGATGCCGCAGGCTCCATGATGACCACTGCCGGCGACTACGCCCGATTCCTTGCCGGCCTATTGCGTGCGGAGGGGGCGCGGCGGGAGACCGTGGAAGCCATGCTGACCCCTCAGGTGATGATCAATTCGCAGCAGATGTTCGGGCCGCGATCGTGGCAGCAGACGACAGCGAACGAACCGATCGCCCTGGCCTGGGGGCTCGGCTGGGGTCGCTTCGATACCGGGCGCGGCCGCGCCTTCTTCCACACCGGTCACGATTTCGGTTGGCAGAACTACACCGTGACCCATGCCGACGAGGGTGTCGGCGTCGTCTTTCTCAGCAACAGCGACAATTTCGAGAGTATCGCCCGCGAGATGGTGGCCGCCGCCCTCGGCGACGAGCTTTCGCCGTTCGAGTGGCTGGGCTACCCCGTCTTTGACCCATCACGGAGGCGCGAGCCGCCTCCCGACCCTATAGCGATCGAGCTCGACAACGCTACGCTGGAGCGCTACGTGGGAGAGTACGCCTTCCAAGGCGACCGGCGGATCAAGGTCCGCCGGATTGACGACGGGCTGTGGATCTCGGAGGGCGACGAGGACCCGAGCGAGATGCTCGCGGAATCGGAGACCGACTTCTTCATCATCGGCGAGGACATGCGCTTCCATTTCGAAGTGACCGACAGCGGTACGGTGGACCGGCTGCTGATACTCGTCGAAGGGCTGCAGCTCCCCGCGGAACGACTCCCGACGCCGGGAGAGAACTGA